A window of Raineyella sp. W15-4 contains these coding sequences:
- a CDS encoding type II toxin-antitoxin system VapC family toxin — protein sequence MGRRLILDTNVLIDYERGAVDRAALDDDELAIAAITVAEYRTGIELADTAERAAARSRALAVITDTVDVLEYTEATAVQHARLIAAARRSGKPRGAHDLIIAAHAAQTGRVLLSRDASARFADLPGVVAEEP from the coding sequence ATGGGCAGACGTCTGATCCTCGACACCAATGTCCTGATCGACTATGAACGCGGCGCCGTCGACCGGGCTGCGCTGGACGACGATGAGCTGGCCATCGCCGCCATCACCGTGGCCGAATACCGCACCGGTATCGAGCTGGCGGATACGGCGGAGCGTGCCGCCGCTCGTTCCCGCGCGCTGGCGGTGATCACCGACACCGTGGACGTGCTGGAGTACACGGAGGCCACCGCTGTCCAGCATGCCCGGCTGATCGCTGCTGCTCGACGGTCCGGGAAGCCCCGCGGAGCCCATGACCTGATCATCGCCGCGCATGCTGCCCAGACCGGGCGGGTGCTGCTCAGCCGGGACGCGTCAGCCCGCTTCGCCGACCTGCCCGGTGTGGTGGCCGAGGAGCCGTGA
- a CDS encoding LCP family protein, protein MTDSPYGEAAAATGDPGKRPAKRRHPVLIAVGALLAVILIVVGALGLYLNAIRTSFDSNVHRTSGVITPQPKQGDALNYIVMGTDTRDVSSERGRSDALMLVHVPADRKSVTIISFPRDMWVPIPDHGSAKINAAYSWGGQALTVRTMQDLLGVPIDHIVTTDFQGFKDMTTALGGVTVYNPNASHQDMVFPQGDVTLQGDNALAYVRERYDLPRGDFDRAERQRTVVQAIIRKALSTDVLANPGQFTNFVSSFSKYLTVDAGLTDTELLKTGMSLRGITGDDIHLMQAPVAGTGWSADKQAIDIVDEAKLAELSDALKNDTVDQYRTRYPEG, encoded by the coding sequence ATGACCGACAGCCCGTACGGAGAAGCAGCGGCCGCGACGGGGGACCCGGGAAAGAGACCCGCGAAGCGGCGCCACCCGGTGCTGATCGCCGTCGGCGCGCTGCTCGCGGTCATCCTGATCGTCGTCGGTGCGCTCGGCCTCTACCTGAACGCGATCCGCACCTCCTTCGACAGCAATGTGCACCGCACCAGCGGTGTGATCACCCCGCAGCCGAAGCAGGGGGACGCGCTGAACTACATCGTGATGGGCACCGACACCCGCGACGTCAGCTCCGAGCGGGGCCGCAGCGACGCGCTGATGCTGGTCCACGTCCCGGCCGACCGCAAGAGCGTCACGATCATCTCCTTCCCGCGTGACATGTGGGTGCCGATCCCCGACCACGGCAGCGCCAAGATCAACGCGGCGTACTCCTGGGGCGGCCAGGCGCTGACCGTGCGGACCATGCAGGACCTGCTGGGGGTGCCGATCGACCACATCGTCACCACGGACTTCCAGGGGTTCAAGGACATGACCACCGCCCTGGGCGGGGTCACCGTGTACAACCCGAACGCGAGCCACCAGGACATGGTCTTCCCGCAGGGTGACGTCACCCTCCAGGGTGACAACGCGCTGGCATACGTCCGGGAACGCTACGACCTGCCCCGCGGCGACTTCGACCGCGCCGAACGGCAGCGCACCGTCGTCCAGGCGATCATCCGCAAGGCGTTGAGCACCGATGTGCTGGCCAACCCGGGGCAGTTCACGAACTTCGTCTCCAGCTTCTCGAAGTACCTCACCGTCGACGCCGGGCTGACCGACACCGAGTTGCTCAAGACCGGCATGTCGCTGCGCGGGATCACCGGCGACGACATCCACCTGATGCAGGCTCCGGTCGCCGGGACCGGTTGGTCGGCCGACAAGCAGGCGATCGACATCGTCGACGAGGCCAAGCTGGCCGAACTGAGCGACGCGCTGAAGAACGACACGGTGGACCAGTACCGGACCAGGTATCCGGAGGGGTGA
- a CDS encoding type II toxin-antitoxin system prevent-host-death family antitoxin — protein sequence MRTLTATEASRHFSDLLDAIEAGETVTVTRGGRPIVEMRPAPHRTGRDLRTALAGLAPPDDRFAADIADAVANLTDEQADPWADV from the coding sequence ATGCGAACCCTCACTGCGACTGAGGCGTCTCGTCATTTCTCCGACCTGCTCGACGCGATCGAGGCCGGCGAGACCGTCACCGTGACCCGAGGAGGCCGGCCGATCGTCGAGATGCGCCCCGCGCCCCACCGCACCGGGCGTGATCTCCGTACGGCCCTGGCCGGCCTGGCTCCGCCGGATGACCGGTTCGCTGCCGACATCGCGGACGCTGTGGCGAATCTTACCGACGAGCAGGCGGACCCATGGGCAGACGTCTGA
- the trxB gene encoding thioredoxin-disulfide reductase has translation MSDVRDLIIIGSGPAGYTAAIYAARAQLEPLVIEGAVDAGGALMTTTEVENFPGFPEGIQGPELMDNMRAQAERFGAEFITEDVVDVDLTGDVKVVKDSNDDIHHARAVILATGSGYRRLGLPDEDRLSGHGVSWCATCDGFFFRDKPIAVVGGGDSAVEEATFLSRFGRSVLMIHRRDQLRASKIMVDRAMDDPKISFAWNSEVSAINGDGKVESVTLKDTTTGHLREVPVEGLFIAIGHNPRSELFRGQVELDEGGYVRVARDSTATNLDGVFACGDVVDHTYRQAITAAGTGCAAALDAERWLAAQGV, from the coding sequence ATGAGCGACGTACGCGACCTGATCATCATCGGCAGTGGCCCGGCCGGTTACACCGCGGCCATCTACGCGGCCCGGGCGCAGCTGGAGCCGCTGGTCATCGAGGGTGCCGTGGACGCTGGCGGCGCCCTGATGACGACCACCGAGGTCGAGAACTTCCCTGGCTTCCCCGAGGGCATCCAGGGACCCGAGTTGATGGACAACATGCGGGCCCAGGCCGAACGGTTCGGCGCGGAGTTCATCACCGAGGACGTCGTCGATGTCGACCTGACCGGTGACGTCAAGGTGGTCAAGGACTCCAACGATGACATCCACCACGCCCGGGCGGTGATCCTGGCGACCGGCTCCGGCTACCGCCGGCTCGGCCTGCCCGACGAGGACCGGCTGTCCGGCCACGGCGTGTCCTGGTGCGCCACCTGCGACGGATTCTTCTTCCGGGACAAGCCGATCGCCGTCGTCGGCGGTGGTGACTCCGCGGTCGAGGAGGCGACCTTCCTGTCCCGGTTCGGCCGGTCGGTGCTGATGATCCACCGGCGTGACCAGCTGCGGGCGTCCAAGATCATGGTCGACCGGGCGATGGACGACCCGAAGATCTCCTTCGCCTGGAACAGCGAGGTCTCCGCGATCAACGGCGACGGCAAGGTCGAGTCGGTCACCCTGAAGGACACGACGACCGGTCACCTGCGCGAGGTTCCTGTGGAGGGGCTGTTCATCGCGATCGGTCACAACCCTCGCTCGGAGCTGTTCCGCGGCCAGGTGGAGCTCGACGAGGGCGGCTACGTCCGGGTCGCGAGGGACAGCACCGCCACCAACCTCGACGGCGTCTTCGCTTGCGGCGACGTGGTCGACCACACCTACCGGCAGGCGATCACGGCCGCCGGGACGGGCTGCGCCGCGGCCCTCGACGCCGAGCGCTGGCTCGCCGCGCAGGGCGTCTGA
- a CDS encoding DUF3841 domain-containing protein, giving the protein MLESAPLLSEFSDWHAVLNRYLHVPVNPGESEDEWELRWTALDDDFGARAKPYDAAPITEWPDELRAEIESSWEAIFDPATWRPKLNLQATISELRTADVVRAVRIR; this is encoded by the coding sequence TTGCTCGAGAGCGCGCCCCTGCTCAGTGAGTTCTCGGATTGGCACGCCGTGCTGAATCGCTACCTCCATGTGCCGGTGAACCCTGGCGAGTCGGAGGACGAGTGGGAGTTGCGCTGGACCGCGCTCGATGACGACTTCGGCGCGCGAGCGAAGCCTTACGACGCGGCCCCGATCACCGAATGGCCCGACGAACTGCGTGCCGAGATCGAGTCTTCGTGGGAGGCGATCTTCGATCCGGCGACATGGCGACCGAAGCTCAACCTCCAAGCCACGATCAGTGAACTCCGCACCGCTGATGTTGTTCGGGCGGTCCGTATCCGCTGA
- a CDS encoding AI-2E family transporter, which produces MSDRTPSARTGRGRGSALIRDDAPLPIGIGLILVSAALVVVAIGLRYIAGIVGPTFLALTLVLTVGPMRQRLVRWHLPGWLASLLMLILLYAVIFGILTGVAVSIAQLVQVLPRYAGTVNEMSGEVLRWLSERGIDTSNADLLLGQLDLGRIIQLLQGLLAGVSSAGTIIFVLAMAVAFLLVDSTAMEGRLASLRQYQPYLAAALGDFGYRVRRYWVVNTLFGLIVAVLDTIVLFALGVPLPFVWGLFAWVTNYIPNIGFVVGLVPPALLALLDGGPVEALIVVIAYSVLNFVIQAIIQPKFTGDAVGLNTTVTFVSLVFWTSVIGALGSILAVPLTLFAKSLLIDSSPRLQWVNVFLRSKDAEEPPVRPQWQLHHVPSLPRWLPWTDRPAAGGSAETPARETESPARETESPAKPGPADQHPVGDGQTDVER; this is translated from the coding sequence GTGAGCGATCGGACGCCGTCCGCCCGCACCGGCCGCGGCCGTGGGAGCGCCCTGATCCGCGATGACGCGCCGCTGCCGATCGGGATCGGTCTGATCCTCGTCTCGGCGGCGCTGGTCGTCGTCGCGATCGGACTGCGCTACATCGCCGGGATCGTCGGGCCGACGTTCCTCGCGCTCACCCTGGTGCTCACCGTCGGTCCGATGCGGCAGCGGCTGGTCCGCTGGCACCTCCCCGGCTGGCTGGCCAGCCTGCTGATGCTGATCCTGCTCTACGCGGTGATCTTCGGCATCCTCACCGGAGTCGCGGTGTCGATCGCCCAGCTGGTGCAGGTGCTGCCCCGGTACGCGGGCACCGTCAACGAGATGTCCGGCGAGGTGCTGCGGTGGCTGTCGGAGCGCGGGATCGACACCTCCAACGCCGACCTGCTGCTCGGCCAGCTCGACCTGGGCCGGATCATCCAGCTGCTGCAGGGCCTGCTGGCCGGGGTCTCCTCGGCCGGGACGATCATCTTCGTGCTCGCCATGGCGGTGGCCTTCCTGCTCGTCGACTCCACCGCGATGGAGGGCAGGCTGGCGTCCCTGCGGCAGTACCAGCCGTACCTGGCTGCGGCACTCGGCGACTTCGGCTACCGGGTGCGTCGTTACTGGGTGGTCAACACCCTGTTCGGCCTGATCGTGGCGGTGCTGGACACCATCGTGCTGTTCGCGCTCGGGGTGCCGTTGCCGTTCGTCTGGGGCCTGTTCGCCTGGGTGACCAACTACATCCCCAACATCGGCTTCGTCGTCGGTCTGGTCCCCCCGGCGCTGCTCGCCCTGCTGGACGGCGGCCCGGTGGAGGCGCTGATCGTGGTGATCGCCTACTCGGTGCTCAACTTCGTCATCCAGGCGATCATCCAGCCGAAGTTCACCGGGGACGCCGTCGGGCTGAACACCACCGTGACCTTCGTCTCACTGGTCTTCTGGACCAGTGTGATCGGCGCCCTGGGGTCGATCCTCGCCGTGCCGCTGACCCTGTTCGCCAAGTCGCTGCTGATCGACTCCAGCCCGCGGCTGCAGTGGGTGAACGTCTTCCTGCGCTCCAAGGACGCCGAGGAACCGCCGGTCCGACCCCAGTGGCAGCTGCACCATGTCCCCTCGCTGCCACGGTGGCTGCCCTGGACGGATCGCCCGGCGGCCGGTGGATCGGCGGAGACACCGGCGAGGGAGACGGAGAGCCCGGCGAGGGAGACGGAGAGCCCGGCGAAGCCCGGCCCGGCCGACCAGCACCCGGTGGGAGACGGTCAGACCGACGTGGAAAGATGA
- a CDS encoding LysR family transcriptional regulator, whose product MIEVKHLRLIAAIDKYGTLSGAARELGLSQPAITQQMQRLEKELGTPLVTKQSRGVSLTSAGRVLLRHAGQVLPSLSRAESEIAAIAGLRGGEIRISAFASGAAALLPGALARMADEHPGISFRLGEAETEESLELLRKGDCEIALVYEYHSENMTLRRPDLRHDPDEIWQTALEEHIWVAMPRSHPLAAEPAVDVSDLEGARWISGCPSCQGNLVDVCSVAGFQPDITYETDDYIALQGLAAAGLGVALLPDLMLMATRSDSDLVLKPLLQQRFRRVSVVTTKALASVPGVLETMHAIVEVGQNLPLPEAVREPAAVAEREAVGEPA is encoded by the coding sequence ATGATCGAGGTCAAGCACCTGCGGCTGATCGCAGCCATCGACAAGTACGGCACCCTGTCGGGCGCCGCTCGTGAGCTCGGCCTCTCCCAGCCCGCCATCACCCAGCAGATGCAGCGGCTGGAGAAGGAGCTCGGCACCCCCCTGGTGACGAAGCAGTCCCGCGGGGTCAGTCTCACCTCGGCCGGCCGGGTGTTGCTGCGGCATGCCGGCCAGGTGCTGCCGTCGTTGTCCCGGGCCGAGTCCGAGATCGCCGCCATCGCCGGCCTGCGCGGCGGCGAGATCCGGATCAGTGCCTTCGCCTCGGGGGCGGCGGCGCTGCTGCCGGGCGCCCTGGCGCGGATGGCCGACGAGCACCCCGGGATCAGCTTCCGGCTCGGTGAGGCCGAGACGGAGGAGTCCCTCGAGCTGCTCCGCAAGGGCGACTGTGAGATCGCCCTGGTGTACGAGTACCACTCCGAGAACATGACGCTGCGCCGGCCCGATCTGCGCCACGATCCCGACGAGATCTGGCAGACCGCGCTGGAGGAGCACATCTGGGTGGCCATGCCGCGGTCGCACCCGCTGGCGGCCGAGCCGGCGGTGGACGTGAGCGATCTGGAGGGTGCCCGGTGGATCTCCGGCTGTCCCTCCTGTCAGGGCAACCTGGTCGACGTCTGTTCGGTGGCCGGCTTCCAGCCCGACATCACGTACGAGACCGACGACTACATCGCCCTGCAGGGCCTTGCTGCCGCGGGGCTGGGCGTCGCCCTGCTGCCGGACCTGATGCTGATGGCCACCCGGAGCGACTCCGACCTGGTCCTCAAGCCCCTGCTGCAGCAGCGGTTCCGCCGGGTGTCGGTGGTGACGACCAAGGCACTGGCCTCGGTGCCCGGCGTGTTGGAGACGATGCATGCCATCGTCGAGGTCGGCCAGAACCTGCCGCTGCCGGAGGCGGTACGCGAGCCGGCGGCGGTCGCGGAGCGGGAGGCCGTCGGGGAACCCGCATAG
- a CDS encoding fumarate hydratase — translation MLPAVTPDETPYRLLTTEGVRTVEGPGGRTFLEVDPEAITLLTETAMHDIAHFLRPAHLAQLAKILDDPEASNNDKFVALDLLKNANIASGGVLPMCQDTGTAIVSAHRGQQVLTSVQDEVPISQGVYNAYTRLNLRYSQNAPLTMWDEKNTGCNLPAQIDIAADTHPGHETEYEFLFMAKGGGSANKSYLYQETKAILNEDAMMEFLDEKLRTLGTAACPPYHLAVVIGGTSAEAALKTAKYASAKYLDTLPTEGSASGHGFRDPAMEQKVLQLTQDFGIGAQFGGKYFCHDVRVVRLPRHGASLPVAIAVSCSADRQCKGKITPEGVFLEQLEFEPGHYLPEVTHEHVGAEDEAVAVDLNRPMAEVLAELTKYPVKTRLSLTGTLVVARDIAHAKIRERLDAGEEMPQYLKDHPVYYAGPAKTPEGMASGSFGPTTAGRMDSYVDQFQAAGGSMIMLAKGNRSKAVTDACAAHGGFYLGSIGGPAARLAQDCIKKVEVLEYPELGMEAVWRIEVEDFPAFIIVDDKGNDFFSSVSKPIARTIPVRAGAK, via the coding sequence ATGCTGCCGGCCGTCACGCCGGACGAGACGCCGTACCGTCTGCTCACGACCGAGGGGGTCCGGACCGTCGAAGGGCCCGGTGGGCGTACGTTCCTCGAGGTCGACCCGGAGGCGATCACCCTCCTCACGGAGACGGCGATGCACGACATCGCCCACTTCCTGCGTCCGGCGCACCTCGCCCAGCTGGCGAAGATCCTCGACGACCCGGAGGCCTCGAACAACGACAAGTTCGTCGCCCTGGACCTGCTGAAGAACGCCAACATCGCCTCCGGCGGGGTGCTGCCGATGTGCCAGGACACCGGCACGGCGATCGTCTCGGCCCACCGCGGACAGCAGGTGCTGACCTCGGTGCAGGACGAGGTGCCGATCTCGCAGGGCGTCTACAACGCCTACACCCGGCTCAACCTGCGCTACTCGCAGAACGCCCCGCTGACCATGTGGGACGAGAAGAACACCGGCTGCAACCTGCCGGCCCAGATCGACATCGCCGCGGACACCCACCCCGGTCACGAGACCGAGTACGAGTTCCTCTTCATGGCCAAGGGCGGCGGGTCGGCCAACAAGTCCTACCTGTACCAGGAGACCAAGGCGATCCTCAACGAGGACGCCATGATGGAGTTCCTCGACGAGAAGCTGCGGACCCTCGGCACCGCCGCCTGCCCGCCCTACCACCTCGCCGTGGTGATCGGCGGCACCTCCGCGGAGGCCGCGCTGAAGACCGCGAAGTACGCCTCCGCGAAGTACCTCGACACGCTGCCCACCGAGGGATCGGCGAGCGGCCACGGCTTCCGCGATCCGGCGATGGAGCAGAAGGTCCTGCAGCTGACCCAGGACTTCGGCATCGGCGCACAGTTCGGCGGCAAGTACTTCTGCCATGACGTCCGGGTCGTCCGGCTGCCGCGGCACGGCGCCTCGCTGCCGGTGGCCATCGCGGTCTCCTGCTCCGCCGACCGCCAGTGCAAGGGCAAGATCACCCCGGAGGGGGTGTTCCTCGAGCAGCTCGAGTTCGAGCCCGGCCACTACCTGCCCGAGGTCACCCACGAGCACGTCGGTGCCGAGGACGAGGCCGTTGCGGTCGACCTCAACCGGCCGATGGCCGAGGTGCTCGCCGAGCTGACGAAGTACCCGGTGAAGACCCGGCTGTCGCTGACCGGCACCCTGGTCGTCGCCCGCGACATCGCCCACGCCAAGATCCGCGAACGCCTCGACGCCGGCGAGGAGATGCCGCAGTACCTCAAGGACCACCCGGTCTACTACGCCGGCCCGGCCAAGACCCCGGAGGGGATGGCCTCCGGCTCGTTCGGGCCGACAACCGCCGGCCGGATGGACTCCTACGTCGACCAGTTCCAGGCAGCCGGCGGCTCGATGATCATGCTGGCCAAGGGCAACCGGTCGAAGGCCGTCACCGACGCCTGCGCCGCACACGGCGGCTTCTACCTCGGCTCGATCGGCGGCCCGGCGGCCCGGCTCGCCCAGGACTGCATCAAGAAGGTCGAGGTGCTGGAGTACCCCGAGCTCGGCATGGAGGCCGTCTGGCGGATCGAGGTGGAGGACTTCCCGGCCTTCATCATCGTCGACGACAAGGGCAACGACTTCTTCTCCTCGGTCAGCAAGCCGATCGCCCGGACCATCCCGGTGCGGGCGGGAGCCAAGTAG